ACACCTCACAGTGACCCTGAGAGGCAGATGCTGtgaccccatttcacagatgaagggcCTGAGCCACAGAGGAGGAAGACTGCCTCAGCCACGCCGCTAGTAAGTGGTAGTTCCCAACTCTAGAGTCCCAAAAGAATTCTGTCCTACCTATGAAAAGTATATCCAATAAGCAGTACCTCCCTGTGTTTACAACTTATCTGCTGATCCCAAGGATGGGAAAAGCTGCACTCAGAAACTTGCAAATTGTGCAACTGTTCCCCACGATTCCCTTGGGGCCAACGCCAACTGAGGCATCTCCAGGAGGCCCCAGTTGGGCTTGGGGACatgctgagaggtgacagcacTGCTCTCAAGTCATATCCTCTGCTTCTGCAAAAGCTGTGGAGCTCACCCATCAATAGCAGCTCcacgccgggcgcagtggctcacgcctgtaatcccagcactttcggaggctgaggcgggcagatcatctgaggtcaggagtccgtgaccagcctggccaatatggtgaaaccccgtctctactaaaagtacaaaaacttagctgggtgtggtggtgtacgcctgtgatcccagctactcaggaggctgaggcaggagaattgcttgaacccaggagggggaggttgcagtgagctgagatcacgccattgcactccagcctgagcaacagagcaagactccatcgcaaaaaaaaaaaaaaggctctagcATTGCCAGATCCCAGGCCCTGTGGAAGATATTTCCCTCCCTCTTTTGTCCTTGCTTGTCTCAGAGCCCTTTTCACAGTCtcttgtgtgtttctttccctgtTAGGACCAATCTTTACAACTCCAGCAAGCGCAGCAAATAAGATGCAGAACTGGGGGAGATGCGACATATGACTCAATTCCCTTGAGCCGAAAACACTCacttattaataacatttttttcttttttttgagacagagtctcacaaaaacaggcacacgcccccacacccggctaatttttgtatttttagtatagatggggtttcaccatattggtcaggctggtctgaactcctgccttcaggtgatccacctgcctcagcctcccaaagtgctgggattacaggcataagccaccacgccccaccaaTGAAATGTTTTCTAAAGGTGTTTTCATCCCTTTTGTGATCTCCTAAACTCCCAAGGTGTATCACACACTTCATTGGGCTCTGGGCAAACAAACTTAGACAAGGTCCCTGATTCTAGAAACCCTCTGTCGAGGGAACCACAAACCAACCAGAGTGGAGGGCAGGGAGAGGTCCTAGGTTGGGAGCTGGGAGCCTGGAGCACGTGCCAGGTGCTCTGCAGCCTGGCTTCATTATGGAGGCTCAAGCACTGTGAATTTCCAAAAACAATGAACACACCCCTAGCTGattgaaatacaaaaaacataTTCCACAGCCAAATGAAAATGACCTTCGGATCCTCCACCTAATTTGGGTGTTTATGCCGCCTTGCCCCTCTTTTGGCCTGGACAATTGAAATATATCTGCTCTCAGGGGAGACGCCCACGGTGTGAGGGCTGGAGCTGGCAAGAGACAGCGGGAAGAGGACTAGACCTGGAGTCAGAGATGAAGTTCTTGTCTGGGATCTGTCACTAAGTCTCAGCGGGGACCCAGGAAGTCACTCCACCTCTCATAGTTCCTCATCCACAAAGTGGAAATACAAGCAAGCTTAATTCTCCATCGTAAGGTTGGAGCTCCTGTCTGTGAAAGGACTGGAAATGTAAAATGCGCTCTTCAAGTACAAAGGCAGAGAGGATCCGTAAACAGGCACAGGCTGCCCTTTGGTATAAACTGTTCACATTAAATCTATGTTATGTTGCTCAAGAGTTAAAATAAGCTCAAAGGAGAGGCTGATTCCAATGTCAACCCAGGGAAGATAGACACTGAAATTCCAAACTGAGTTACCAAAAACAATAGATGGATGAGACATGCAGACATGCCACAATCCGGCACATCAGAGTTCGATGTAGTCCTGCTGCAAACACGTGGAATCCGACAAGTCCAATGCAAATGGAATAGATTTCTTGGGatctaatatttttcaaattgccTGACCAGCTTACCCTCTAGGAAAACTTATTTAAGGGAGGCAAATAATTTGGGGAGACGAGTATAAGAGGTAGTAGGAGGAAGTTAAGGGAAATCACCACTACATATTGCAGGAATGTATTGGAAGGCAAATATGGCCCAAAGAAAAAGCTCCACTGAAAAAAACGTTGAATACTGACCACAGAATTAGCACCTTGCTCCCAGGTCAATAAAGTGtaccaaaaaaattacaaagaccTTGCTCAATCCTGAGGTTCGTGAGGAATATAGGAGAGTTGTGTGTTCATGTGACTCCTGAAAACGAAGAGCAGTACTATTCGAAGGGCATGATGTCTTGATCTTAGGATCAAATATTCTAGACCTTGAGCCGGAGAATCTGCGTTACAGCAGGAAAAATGGGGAGTGCTTTATGCCTGTGGATTCAGGACACACCAGCAACCTACACGTGTAGCATTCTCTAAGTCATAATGACCATTCTCATCTCCCACTGAGGGCAGGTGTAAGACTCTTCTCTTGCAGTGCTCTGATAGAAAGCtgggtttcttcttcttctctatAAATCATAGGGAAACCAAATATTTGTACCTGTTACAGCCCCAAAGCTGAAAGCAATAAAGAATAAACACATACAGCAAGCTACGAGGCGCGTCTGTTTAGGAACTGCCTCAACATTGGGTTTCTATTGATAGAATAGGGGAGGAGGTTGCCTCTGACCTTCCTGACGCTCCCACTGTACCCTGGCTGAGTAGCCCACAGTTAATTTTAAGTGGCAAAAGAAATGAGAACAAATTCCTCCAGGAAGAGAAATTAGATTTCTGCTAAAACAGTGCTCTCCATAGGGTATATGAGCACATTCGACTGCCACTGGAAAATAACCTGAGGGCAGGCACACGGTGCCCACTGTTAGAAATCGTGCAGTTAGATTAGAATGGAAGAGTGTCTGAGTTTTTAGATAATTTTACACGTCAGGATATGGCTAACAGGTCACGTTCAGGGCCTATGCTTGATACTGtcgaaatacaaacaaaaataactgcCTAGAGAGAATATTCACGtcctaaaagagaaaatgttttatcTGGGTGGAAGAATGATTTAACTCCTGAAACTCGAGaacacagaacaacaacaaaaataatttccttGAACATATTCAACTAGAATGGCAAGGCATTTTCCTACATAAAACATTAGAATGTTCCCATTACTCCAAAGGAATCCAATAAATAATTTTACGGTGAAAGGGCCTGGATCAAAACTGGAAGTGACACCGGCCCCCGATGAACACAAGTCACAGGTCCCTGTGCAGGTCCCAGGGCTGAGTCATCCAAGAACTCCACCACCACCGTGAGCCCGGCCTCCGGTTTCATCTTTCCCGAATGGGACTGGCTGGAGGGGCCAAGCTGCTTTACAGAAGAGTTCCATCTGGTAAGCCCGGGTGGTGAGCGAAGCCAAAGATGACAACACGAGAAGTGGTCAAAGCCAAGGTTTCCTCACGCTGCCTTTGTCTTCTTCCTGCAGCCTGGCCCGATGGCTGAAGCTGGGTCCCAGGAGGCGAGTTCTTCGGCGGGGcctcctcacccaggctggagcaagtCCGCTGCACCCGTCAAGCGGGGAAGAGCTCGGGCGGGCTTTCTCCATAGCAATACTTTGCTACGGGGTCCCGGTAGGTGTTCTCATGCTGCACGCTCTGTtggcaaaaggaaaataagagcGCAGTGAGAGCGAGCACAGCTTCACACACCTCCCTCTCGGAAGAGTGAGAGTGGATCGGGACTGTCAGACTATCCCTGCAGGGGGCTGGCCGAGTCCATCTCCAAATGTCACTAAAGGCTCCAGGGCACTTTCTGGAACAAAGAAGAATGCTCAACCCAGAATGCCAATGAAGAGCATGAATACGGACATAACATCACTGTGGGACTGTTTCTTTTTATGTACACCAGTGAGTTTTTAAATAACTTTGCTGTGACCTGGTGACTCAAGACAACTACTTTTCCTCAAATTACTTGAAACAGTCTAAGATCCAATGGGTGTTTTGCACCTGATCCTGAGCTTCACTCAGTTCCCGTAAGGAACCCTGCAGAGACACTAAGGAGATGCACTTTAAATTGCTTTCATAAAGTTTATGTACCTAAAAATTTGGGGCATGAGCCAAATCCTACAATACCATGCAAGCCTCATTTGGCTAAGCAAATTGGAAGTGTGATTTAAAGCAGACAATCATTCCTGATGGCTAATTTTTCAGCAATTTGTTTTCATACAAGCAACTTGGGTTTTTGGCTAGTCTAGAATTCATTAATTAGTCCAAGACCAATGCTAAGcaacaaacttgtaaatattcatCCAATTTAACAGACATATAGCCAAATCTTCTCTTTCTTGGGATACTTTTATCAAAACAAATCAAATGGCAATTGGGAAATCTTTTTATGGTAAAAAAAGACCAAGTCCTAAAGTATAGTAGCTTCACTGAAGACTGGAAATAATTCCTGGGTTTTATcagtgaaggaaagaaaatacttcGCCTTTTCTAGCGTTTCTCAGAATGAGAGAGAATCTGAATCAAAATGAGTCATGTGTTCAGCCTTCCTCCTCATTTCCTTTAAAGCTCATTCAAGTGGAAAACTCTTCAAGCAAAACAAGACCATCAGGAATTTCTTAATGTTTTCAAATGCTCATTATAATCCCTGAAACATTTACCCAATGATACTGAATGCTCGCAGAACAAACCAGAGACATGAGAAGGGGCATAAAATCAAAAGGTGGACTACAGAAATCTGGCAAAGCGTACAAGAGCTTTGGAGAATGACAAATGAGTCCGTTATCTCAGACGAAGCCAGTAAAATCTTAGAGACACCATGAATAGGAGCCAGAAGAAGTGTGCTTGTATAATAAACACGTCTGGTGATTTTACAAAGAGAGCTATGACAACTGCCCAACCACAATAGCTGAGAGCCGAGGAGACAGTGATGAAAAGGCAAAAGACTTTCAGACGCTTTCAGCAGCAGGTGCAATAATATTTAATGCCAAAAGAGCGAAGCATTTAATGACAGCACGCTAATATGTATTGAGAGCCCAACAGCCTACAGATTTATTCGTGTATTTTTCAACATTCACCTGCCTCATCCCCTTGAATCCTAAAATAAACAGCAACTCCATCCCAGAACAAATTGCTACTTACTCTAAACAAGTGGTTACTGGAGAGCCTTAGTCAAATTTCAAAGACAGGGAGGAGGGCCTTCTCTTAGAAGCTGACTATTAGGACTCCACcagacttaaaataattttaagcttCCACTTAAGGAACAAATGTACCAACCACATAGAAGAGATGCCAGTTGATTAGACCTTGATTTAATATAAATGCTTCACCTCCCCTAACTTGTATAAATCTCACGTTGACATTTTAAATACTATCATCACACCAAACAAAGCGTGACACGGCTTCGAGTCTCTTCTCCCTTACCACCCCACCAAAAGGATCGACAGTGTGTATTTTCTAGTTTCCTTCTAACCCGTCAGCTGCCATCCCACAGCTAGAGACATCACAGCTTCTGACCTGAGATGAGGTCCTGCATTTGGCCAGGCACAACTCAAAGTGATCTTCGACTGCCATGAAGAGGTTCTGGAATGCCACGGCTGCCCGGTTGAGGAAGCGCTCCAGGAGAAGTTGCTATGGAAACAAAAGTTAGTGCCTGTAATAAATTACCTAAGCCAGCACAAGGTGACCTTGGCTATCTCTCCTAAACTAAGAGAATGCTGATACAGGGAAGGggggaagaggagcagaaaaggagggaggggaaaggacacacgcgtgcacacacgtGCATGCCAAAACACCCTGGGTATCTTATTCGTTAGATATGTGATTAGCAATACAATGATCCATTCTGCAAAAGAACCATTCAAGCAACTGGGAACCACCTCCTTTTCTTAGATAAAAGCTATTGTGCAGCAATTTCTGACACCTACAAAGCTCCtttctaagttttattttcaGAGGAATCTCACATGAAGAGCCTAATGCTCATCATAAAACAGAGGCCGAAAGAAAAAAGGAGCCGCAGAACCAGGATCAACTCCCCATACCTTGTTGGGCTGCAGGCAGCAGGAGACACAGTACTCATAGGCGCTGCAGCAGCCGTTGGGCCAGCAGCCATCACAGCAGTACTGCTTCGTGCTAGGGACGTTGACGTTACAGCAGCCATTTACCAGCAAATCCTTCCTCTCGCAAACGTAGCCTGAAAGTCAGAGACCAACCTTAGCATAAAACCAGCAGCCTTGCCACCTCCCTACCAGGGATGACCATGAAGCAGCAGTGAAAGTACACAGACAGAAGCTGGAGTCTGGGGCATCATCCTAAGCACCAGAGAGCTGGAAACTGGACATAATGTGAGTGGGGCTTACTTTCCCCAGGCAGTCGTTTCCAGGAAGCAGGCACTCCCCTGTTATCGCCAGGCTACACGTCGGAACCTACCTACACCTACTGTTTAGTCGGCTGGCACATGTTTGATTTCATCACCAGGTCAAGCTACAGCTATGTTCTCCTATTCTAACCTATGCAAGCCAACGTCTCATCTGCGCTTGAAgaaaaatgtcattcttttttgaacaaaaagtttaaaacagaaaaaaaccgaGGCACTGATTCACAAAAGTGAGTTCCTTCTAGATTTAACAAACAAACCACTCTTTACAAATATCTTTCAGATGCTCACTGCATACTGACTAATTTGGAgattacaaaaatagaaatattcacATCTAACCCTTATAAACTGATTTGTACGTGTACGTGCCACGGACTCAATCACCCTCTGGCCTTTGGGAATGCAGTTCTCTAatactcaagaaagaaaaaaacctcttaATCCCCCCCTCAACTTCTTATAAATCTCATCATCTATATACACATGCCCCTTCCAACCCAGCCCATTCATGGCCAACTTTAGAGAAAAAATCTTCTTACAAAAGCTAATGTATTGTTCAGAGCtgctaaacagacatttctctacATCCTTCTGGGAATGGGATAGAAAAATGTAAGGATAGGTCCACAAGGGCCACCACTGGCCCCGAGGAAAGTCCCAGGTGCACACATGAGCTCCCAGGTGCACGTTCAGGCCCACAGGTGCAGAGCAGCTGCTCcccacatcactgcattccaaaCACCCCAGCTTCTTCATCCTCAGAGAAGGAGACTTGCTGAAGTATAAGGttgttttcagaaactactttagaAAACAAAGTCTGTTCAAAAGCAGGAGGCACCAGTAGAACAACAGTAACGAAGAAACTAAAAGGGCCCTCACTTAAGACTTGGGCAAATGAGGTCTATAGAGAACTGGGTTCCAGATACTTGGGAATCGGTGCCTTTTGTGGTAGTTGTTGTTTATGTTATTCTGTCTTCTAAATTAAGAGAGGATGATTCTAATGCTATAGTAAATGTTTCTTGGGATTCTTCCTATTTctactcattttcttttcagggactagaaacaaacacaaaatgtaATTAAGTTAGTTAGCATTTTCCTCGAAATTCTGctcaaaataataaacacatagCAACTGTATATAATGTGACCTAAACTCTGCCAGTTGAAATTCTCTTTCTGCCTTTTACTTTTCATCTTGTAAGTGTCAGCATCTCAGGCacccttttttttccccactgccaACTTACACTATTCAGCCTTGAAATGCAGCTCTTTCTAGCTTGGTGAAAGCAAGCTCATCAAGAACTCTCATCTTGTATCAGACATCTGCTAACTCAAACGTTATCTCCAACAAGGAGTCCTGTAAGATCACAACCTCATACTGTGTTGCTATTGCCTTGAAAATTAACTTCCAGCCTTTGAAAAGTTTGTAAATGCAAATGATCTTATTTAATAATGTGTTACCCCGGCAATATTCACAGCGGCATCTGCTTGCTAAGAAGCATAAGTTCttacatgctttctttactaaaCTACTTACTTCACCCATattcatggagaaaaataaaacctatagCTCTTGGATttttattaattgattgattCCTTCACTCCTGGAATTTTTTACTCAAAGAGTCCAAGAGTCTCTGTCTCACCCAAATTAATCAAAAGAATATTCTTTCACTAGCTATGATAAAAGATGACAAACTGTGCTCACAACCCAGCACTAAAACATTAAAGTGAGAGTGTAAGATTTCATGTTTTCTCACTGAATGTCACACATCCTGTAAGAAGCCCTGAACTCCAAGTCAATGTCTGCCTACTGACTATGTCATCTTATGGAAGTAACTTCCTTTTGCTAAACTTCACTCtgcttattaaaaaacaaaacccacattaTTTTCAATATGATTTGCTTTTTCAATGTGATCTGAAAAATATAGCTTGTCACTGGCATCACTGCTGAGTTGGGAATGCATTCTGGTCAGTCAACAAGTACATTTCTTGAGTGTCAACACAATGTGAATTTTACTCAGGTTACCAAGAAGGAAAACTGAGCTCTTATCCTATAGAGTTCACCCTcgagatgagaaaaaaagattgGCAAGATGGGGAAATAGTGAGGCTGGGGAGAGATTGTCAGAAGGGGCCTGGTGACTGATGCGTGACATAGTGCTCATGTTGTAAGTTGTAGGCAGAAAGAACTTTTAAGAGTTAGAGTTATCAAAACAAGCTTCTCTGATGTTGAAGGGAACCTTGAATGATGAGTAGGGTATAGAAGACAAAAACCTGGGGAATGTTGGAGATGAGCGAGGAGAGAAAATGTGTTGCAGAGGAATCCCTATTCAAACAAAAACCCTATGAATGGCCCAACCAGCCTACGCTCCTGACCGCCTGGAGAGGAAGGGAAGCCAGCCTCACCGAGTTCATCCGTGATGAGGTGCTTCCCTTGAATGGAGTTGCGGCACTGATTGCTCGGACGACTGCTATTGCCCAAGTTAAACTGCACTTTCCACGGGATGGGCTGATTATGGTCATGAACCTGGAGGAGATTCCTATCTCTCACTGCCCTCTCCTCCTGCAAAGAAACCATAAGTGAGAAGGTTAAGTATCCAGTATCCTTTCTTacaatttcaccagtttttcacAGAAACTACAGTAAGAGGACAGAAATACTATAAAAGGCTTACACTACCAGAATCTGCACTCTCCTGGTACAAGCAAAGCCTGAGCCAAAGTCATAAAATAAACCTGTAGGAAAAAGTAATAAGCTAGTGCTATGCTTGAAAACTGGCATACTTA
The Pan troglodytes isolate AG18354 chromosome 10, NHGRI_mPanTro3-v2.0_pri, whole genome shotgun sequence genome window above contains:
- the SPRING1 gene encoding SREBP regulating gene protein isoform X4, whose product is MPPGTRACRVPRPGRRAPRPRRDGEPGGHGVAPASAEEVGARPGLRAVARLLPQQHLQAGYVCERKDLLVNGCCNVNVPSTKQYCCDGCWPNGCCSAYEYCVSCCLQPNKQLLLERFLNRAAVAFQNLFMAVEDHFELCLAKCRTSSQSVQHENTYRDPVAKYCYGESPPELFPA
- the SPRING1 gene encoding SREBP regulating gene protein isoform X1, yielding MVNLAAMVWRRLLRKRWVLALVFGLSLVYFLSSTFKQEERAVRDRNLLQVHDHNQPIPWKVQFNLGNSSRPSNQCRNSIQGKHLITDELGYVCERKDLLVNGCCNVNVPSTKQYCCDGCWPNGCCSAYEYCVSCCLQPNKQLLLERFLNRAAVAFQNLFMAVEDHFELCLAKCRTSSQSVQHENTYRDPVAKYCYGESPPELFPA
- the SPRING1 gene encoding SREBP regulating gene protein isoform X2, yielding MVNLAAMVWRRLLRKRWVLALVFGLSLVYFLSSTFKQQLLLERFLNRAAVAFQNLFMAVEDHFELCLAKCRTSSQSVQHENTYRDPVAKYCYGESPPELFPA